The following proteins come from a genomic window of Proteinivorax hydrogeniformans:
- a CDS encoding ATP-binding protein, translating to MVKNIQWKLIIIYLLLILFAFQILGVFLTQSIENYYMDDFKQGVRSQAQLLSNFIARHLWEDSELDTIDQLVADFSQSFHMAEVYILDTEGVVISTSSGQERNLGSRVSGHEATRAVLGTPDEVIRANPETGVRNFFYASPVVYNNEQVGVTYVVSSLENTDYTLTTVKNFLLTGTLATVLLTVFLGFLVSKTISKPIEDITSKAEQMAKGNYRVKIDIKSEDEIGQLAKKFNNLASRLRHTIGELSSQKSKMEFILQNLTDGVLAFNKKGELIHKNPLADELLPDHSLSGVFESIGNFGKILNSKEISTQMIKQKDKALLLNFVPFKSEENQEPGIIVVINDITEREKLEDLRREFVANVSHELRTPLTSVKSYVEALQNGGLENKEISESFLQVIEDETERMVRLVKDLLMSSRLDFKKENWQWQSVGINSLMENTLSKVEVQRSSKNQQINYHPDSKLPTITGDWDKLQQVFINIISNSIKYTDPEGNIKINVDTTVNGILITIEDNGIGIPQNDLPRIFERFYRVDKARSRQMGGTGLGLAISKQIVEGHGGNISVQSKEGVGTKFKITLPIESDSKRGNRSE from the coding sequence TTGGTAAAAAATATTCAGTGGAAGCTTATAATCATCTATCTACTGCTAATCTTATTTGCATTTCAAATACTAGGTGTTTTCTTAACCCAGTCTATTGAAAATTATTACATGGATGATTTTAAGCAGGGAGTTAGATCTCAGGCCCAGCTGCTGAGTAACTTTATTGCAAGACATCTGTGGGAGGATTCCGAGCTAGATACCATAGATCAGCTTGTTGCTGACTTTAGTCAAAGCTTTCATATGGCAGAGGTCTATATACTAGATACAGAAGGTGTGGTAATTAGCACATCTTCTGGACAAGAACGAAACTTAGGCAGCAGGGTATCTGGCCATGAGGCAACTAGGGCAGTGTTGGGAACTCCTGACGAAGTAATTAGAGCTAATCCAGAGACAGGCGTAAGAAACTTTTTTTATGCGTCGCCGGTAGTTTACAATAACGAACAGGTTGGCGTGACCTATGTTGTGTCCTCTTTAGAAAATACGGACTATACATTAACTACAGTTAAAAATTTCTTACTTACAGGAACCTTAGCCACTGTGCTGTTAACTGTATTTTTGGGTTTTTTAGTATCTAAGACTATATCTAAGCCCATTGAGGACATAACCAGTAAAGCGGAACAAATGGCTAAAGGAAACTATAGGGTGAAGATCGATATTAAATCAGAAGATGAAATTGGCCAGTTAGCTAAAAAGTTTAATAACCTAGCTAGCAGACTACGCCACACCATCGGAGAACTATCTTCACAAAAAAGCAAAATGGAGTTTATTCTTCAGAATCTAACAGATGGAGTGCTAGCTTTTAATAAAAAAGGGGAGTTAATTCATAAAAACCCTCTAGCAGATGAACTTTTACCTGATCACAGCCTGTCAGGTGTATTTGAATCTATAGGAAATTTTGGGAAAATTCTAAACTCGAAAGAGATCTCCACACAGATGATTAAGCAGAAAGACAAAGCACTACTTTTAAATTTTGTGCCTTTTAAAAGTGAAGAAAATCAAGAGCCTGGCATTATAGTGGTGATTAACGACATAACAGAGAGAGAAAAGCTAGAGGATCTAAGACGTGAGTTTGTTGCCAATGTTTCACACGAGTTGAGAACACCTTTGACCAGTGTAAAAAGCTATGTGGAGGCGCTGCAAAATGGTGGCTTGGAAAACAAGGAAATAAGCGAAAGCTTTTTGCAAGTAATAGAAGATGAAACGGAGCGAATGGTTAGACTAGTTAAAGATCTTCTGATGAGCTCTAGGCTTGATTTTAAAAAAGAAAACTGGCAGTGGCAATCAGTAGGTATAAATAGTTTGATGGAAAACACTTTAAGCAAGGTAGAAGTTCAAAGAAGTAGCAAAAATCAACAAATAAATTACCACCCAGACTCGAAGCTACCTACAATAACTGGGGACTGGGATAAGCTTCAACAGGTTTTTATAAACATAATTTCTAATTCGATAAAATATACAGACCCGGAAGGTAATATTAAAATAAATGTTGATACAACGGTAAATGGAATACTGATTACTATCGAGGACAATGGGATTGGCATACCACAAAATGATCTTCCTAGAATCTTTGAAAGGTTTTACAGAGTGGATAAAGCTAGGTCTAGACAGATGGGTGGAACAGGACTTGGTTTAGCCATTTCTAAACAAATAGTGGAAGGTCATGGAGGTAACATCTCAGTACAAAGTAAAGAAGGTGTAGGGACAAAGTTTAAAATAACATTGCCTATAGAGAGCGATTCAAAAAGGGGGAACCGAAGTGAGTAG
- a CDS encoding response regulator, with product MTKILVVDDEKPIADIISYNLKNEGFEIVVSYDGEDAVKKAYVEKPDLILLDVMLPKIDGFEVCRRVREFSNCPIIMLSAKEEEIDKITGLEKGADDYVTKPFGHKELLARINAHLRRFSSMGGQKKDLKEEDQGLEINHENYEVKRDGKVIDLTQREFDLLLFLINNKGKVYSRAQLLELVWGFDYHGDVRTVDVTVRRLREKVEPNPGSPTFILTKRGFGYYFRRN from the coding sequence ATGACAAAAATTCTAGTAGTTGACGATGAGAAGCCTATTGCAGATATAATTAGTTATAACCTAAAGAATGAAGGGTTTGAAATCGTTGTTAGTTATGACGGAGAAGATGCAGTAAAAAAAGCTTATGTAGAAAAACCTGATCTGATTTTATTAGATGTAATGCTTCCTAAAATTGACGGGTTTGAAGTATGTAGGAGAGTTAGGGAGTTTAGTAACTGCCCTATTATAATGCTTTCTGCAAAAGAAGAAGAAATAGATAAAATAACAGGCTTAGAAAAAGGGGCAGATGACTACGTTACCAAACCCTTTGGTCATAAAGAGCTGTTAGCTCGTATAAATGCACATCTTAGGAGATTTTCTTCTATGGGAGGACAAAAAAAGGACCTTAAAGAAGAAGACCAAGGCTTAGAAATTAACCATGAAAACTATGAAGTAAAAAGAGATGGCAAGGTCATAGATTTAACCCAGCGTGAGTTTGATTTACTACTTTTTCTTATCAATAATAAGGGGAAAGTGTATTCAAGAGCCCAGCTGTTAGAACTAGTTTGGGGTTTTGACTATCACGGCGATGTAAGAACTGTCGACGTTACAGTCAGGAGATTAAGAGAAAAGGTAGAACCTAACCCAGGCTCTCCAACCTTTATTTTGACGAAAAGAGGCTTTGGTTACTACTTTAGGAGGAATTAG
- a CDS encoding M23 family metallopeptidase: MEEQKAPTYPIQIKLGLVALLAISLVLIVGFKAYDYYQPGYVYIVNVEDEQVGMVQGKDDLEKIIEHLIDNESSKMGFDVEIEQDITTERVFSWDPDVHLPKMQRQISLMVSYEAAGTIIQVDGEPAVLVESRQVAEQILEEIKQFYIEQSQGDLVSEPEIVSDISLVSTAADPNDIMDYEVAKSILLQGTERVETYTVSRGDSLWSIAEKADMDMEELEEANPDLDPEFIQLGQELNLVVAEPVIEIVQQEKVVREEAIDYSTTTKDSSSLWRGQTRVVTPGEKGVKENTYIVKRINGKIVEQEKVESKVVKEPVTRVVERGTSNAPSGSGNFLWPISSGGRITSRFGPRGGGFHSGVDIAAPSGTPIAAADSGRVVTSTYHGAYGNYIEIDHGNGYRTLYAHNSRNVVSVGDTVSRGQTIGYVGSTGRSSGPHVHFEVHRNGSRVNPLNYFNP, encoded by the coding sequence TTGGAGGAACAAAAAGCACCCACCTACCCAATACAAATAAAGCTTGGCCTTGTAGCTTTGCTTGCAATTTCCTTAGTGCTAATTGTGGGCTTTAAAGCTTATGATTATTATCAACCTGGCTATGTTTATATTGTTAATGTAGAAGATGAACAGGTGGGAATGGTTCAAGGAAAAGACGACCTAGAGAAAATAATAGAACACTTAATAGATAATGAAAGTAGCAAAATGGGATTTGATGTAGAGATAGAACAGGACATAACCACTGAAAGAGTTTTTTCGTGGGATCCTGACGTTCACCTGCCTAAGATGCAACGACAAATTAGCCTTATGGTTTCTTATGAAGCCGCTGGTACTATAATTCAAGTTGATGGCGAGCCAGCTGTACTTGTAGAAAGCAGGCAGGTAGCAGAACAAATATTAGAGGAAATAAAACAGTTTTACATCGAACAATCACAAGGAGACCTAGTTTCAGAACCAGAGATAGTCTCGGATATTTCTCTTGTTAGTACTGCTGCAGACCCAAATGATATAATGGATTATGAAGTTGCAAAATCTATACTTTTACAAGGCACAGAAAGAGTGGAGACATACACTGTGTCACGCGGTGACAGTTTATGGTCTATAGCGGAAAAAGCAGATATGGATATGGAAGAGCTAGAAGAGGCAAACCCTGATCTTGACCCAGAGTTTATACAGCTAGGACAAGAACTTAACTTAGTGGTAGCAGAGCCTGTAATAGAAATTGTACAGCAAGAAAAGGTTGTACGGGAGGAAGCTATAGACTACTCCACTACTACAAAAGATAGTTCTAGCCTTTGGCGAGGTCAGACCAGAGTTGTAACTCCTGGTGAAAAGGGCGTAAAAGAAAACACATACATCGTTAAAAGAATAAACGGAAAAATAGTAGAACAGGAAAAAGTGGAATCAAAAGTTGTCAAAGAACCTGTTACAAGAGTTGTGGAAAGAGGAACCTCCAATGCACCTTCAGGCTCAGGGAATTTTCTATGGCCGATATCTAGTGGTGGAAGAATAACATCAAGGTTTGGACCTAGGGGCGGAGGATTTCACTCTGGCGTTGACATAGCAGCTCCTTCAGGAACGCCAATTGCAGCCGCCGACTCAGGTAGAGTTGTAACATCAACTTATCATGGAGCATACGGTAACTATATTGAGATAGACCATGGTAATGGCTATAGGACATTATATGCTCATAACAGTCGAAATGTGGTCAGTGTAGGAGACACAGTTTCCCGTGGCCAGACCATAGGTTATGTTGGTAGCACTGGAAGATCGTCAGGACCACATGTGCATTTTGAAGTTCATCGTAATGGTTCAAGGGTTAACCCATTAAACTATTTCAATCCATAA
- a CDS encoding Na/Pi symporter, with protein sequence MLANTLKFIIALILFLVSLNLFSKSCRKVLPYDLETKLVGKRKSSILRISLTAMILTAVLQSSSLVVVVIFSLVQGNILSEKNGLAAVLGTEVGTTATGQIISIPWLKLYPLLLPLLLLFSLPRFRKYLPSIVFFALIIFALKLMTIPFSNLHNASTYHRLIALVNQSSLVGVVIGATFTALVQSSSALTALTISLGRAQIINLKSAIALVLGGNIGTCITGLVAASTVTKKARGIIVGQILFNIIGVALALIFIDPFTELIQKITVSTLIERQIANAHTIFNLISYLCVILVFNPFYSLTKKINKKIYH encoded by the coding sequence ATGCTAGCTAATACTTTAAAGTTTATAATTGCTCTTATATTGTTTCTAGTTTCTTTAAATCTGTTTTCCAAAAGCTGTAGAAAAGTACTTCCCTATGACTTAGAAACAAAGTTAGTAGGGAAAAGAAAAAGCTCCATTCTAAGAATTTCACTGACTGCAATGATATTGACAGCCGTGCTCCAAAGTAGTAGTTTAGTAGTTGTTGTGATATTTAGCCTTGTTCAGGGAAACATATTATCAGAAAAAAATGGCTTAGCAGCAGTTTTAGGCACCGAAGTGGGGACAACAGCGACTGGACAGATTATTAGCATACCCTGGCTAAAATTATATCCACTGTTGCTACCTTTACTACTGCTATTTTCACTACCTCGATTTAGAAAATATCTGCCATCTATAGTATTCTTTGCCCTAATTATATTTGCGCTTAAGCTTATGACCATACCCTTTTCAAATCTACATAACGCTAGCACATACCATAGGTTGATAGCGTTAGTTAATCAATCATCTTTAGTAGGAGTGGTTATAGGTGCTACATTTACAGCTTTGGTTCAAAGCAGCAGTGCCCTAACAGCACTGACAATTAGCCTTGGTAGGGCGCAAATTATAAACCTAAAAAGTGCAATAGCCCTAGTCCTTGGAGGAAATATAGGCACTTGCATTACTGGGTTAGTAGCTGCCAGCACTGTCACAAAAAAAGCCCGAGGGATTATAGTAGGACAAATTTTATTTAATATAATAGGAGTAGCGCTTGCACTTATCTTTATAGATCCATTTACTGAGTTAATACAAAAAATAACTGTTTCAACACTTATAGAGAGGCAGATAGCAAACGCTCATACAATTTTTAACCTAATTTCCTATTTATGTGTAATTTTAGTTTTTAATCCCTTTTATAGCCTGACAAAAAAAATAAACAAAAAAATTTACCATTAA
- a CDS encoding adenylosuccinate synthase yields the protein MQTVVVVGTQWGDEGKGKITDYIAEKAEVIVRYQGGNNAGHTIVNDGKTYKLHLIPSGVINGNKLCIIGNGMVIDPQALIKEIDYLHDLDISTENLKISESAHVILPYHKVIDELSEKKRGAEKIGTTKKGIGPAYMDKAARCGIRIVDLLDEEVFKEKLYTNIEDKNQLIQKYYGAEPLDADTIYAEYVKYAKRIRDYVANTSVLLEEAMEEDKKVIFEGAQGTLLDLDHGTYPFVTASNPVAGGVCIGAGVGPSKVNKVLGVVKAYSTRVGDGPFPTEIEGETAERIREIGKEYGTTTGRPRRIGWIDTVILRHAKRVSGLDYMAITLLDVLSGLDTIKICTGYQIDGEIVSHFPASIKQLKKCQPVYKEVKGWKEDITGIKSFDDLPQEAKDFIKEVEKEVGIKASIISVGPKREQTKEVIEII from the coding sequence ATGCAAACAGTAGTTGTTGTAGGTACACAGTGGGGTGACGAAGGAAAAGGTAAGATAACAGATTATATTGCAGAAAAAGCTGAGGTTATAGTCCGCTATCAAGGGGGAAATAACGCAGGTCATACTATAGTAAACGACGGCAAAACCTATAAGCTTCACCTTATTCCCTCAGGAGTAATTAACGGTAATAAGCTTTGTATCATAGGAAATGGTATGGTTATAGATCCTCAAGCACTAATAAAAGAAATCGATTATTTACATGACCTAGATATAAGTACGGAAAATCTTAAAATAAGTGAAAGCGCACATGTGATTTTGCCTTACCACAAGGTAATAGATGAACTTTCAGAGAAAAAAAGAGGTGCCGAAAAGATAGGTACAACAAAAAAAGGAATCGGCCCAGCTTATATGGACAAAGCAGCTAGATGTGGTATTAGAATTGTAGACCTTTTGGACGAGGAAGTATTTAAGGAGAAGCTATATACAAATATTGAGGATAAAAATCAGTTAATCCAAAAATATTATGGAGCAGAACCTCTAGATGCAGATACTATATACGCTGAGTATGTAAAATACGCTAAAAGAATTAGAGATTATGTAGCTAACACCTCAGTACTGCTAGAGGAAGCTATGGAAGAAGATAAAAAAGTTATCTTTGAAGGAGCTCAAGGCACCTTGCTAGACTTAGACCACGGAACGTATCCTTTTGTTACAGCATCAAACCCTGTAGCTGGGGGAGTTTGTATTGGTGCAGGTGTAGGGCCATCAAAAGTTAACAAAGTACTAGGGGTTGTAAAGGCTTACTCCACAAGGGTGGGGGACGGTCCATTTCCCACAGAAATAGAAGGGGAGACTGCAGAGCGTATCAGAGAAATTGGCAAAGAGTACGGAACAACTACAGGTAGACCTAGAAGAATTGGATGGATTGACACGGTTATTTTGAGGCATGCAAAAAGAGTTAGCGGCTTAGACTATATGGCTATCACTCTATTAGATGTACTAAGTGGCCTAGATACAATAAAAATCTGCACCGGGTATCAGATAGATGGAGAAATAGTTTCTCACTTCCCAGCTAGCATAAAACAGCTTAAAAAGTGCCAGCCAGTTTATAAGGAAGTTAAAGGATGGAAAGAAGATATAACTGGCATCAAGTCATTTGATGACCTTCCTCAAGAGGCAAAAGATTTCATAAAAGAAGTTGAAAAAGAAGTCGGGATAAAAGCTTCAATAATTTCCGTTGGGCCGAAACGTGAACAAACAAAAGAGGTAATTGAAATTATCTAG
- a CDS encoding NAD(P)/FAD-dependent oxidoreductase translates to MQNYDVIVVGAGPAGIFTALEVLKKDSRLKVLIVDKGRTIENRKCPLRTLQKCVQCQPCGIVNGWSGAGAFSDGKLSLSPDVGGRLTEYMNYDEAQELINYVDKQYLQFGANNDVYGLDDKKVEDIMYEASKHNVKLIASPVRHLGTERGYEVLKRLYLHLKSLSNFSFMELTEVSDIIVENSQAKGVVISNKQVENKKIYADKVVLAPGRGGADWLERLMKKHGIKTENNEIDIGVRVEVPNAIMDHLTKPLYEPKLVYYSDTFENRVRSFCVNPGGHVSEERYEDNLAVVNGHSFSDPKNRSQNTNFALLVSTKFTEPFDQPIEYGKYIAKLANMITGEGILVQRLGDLLNGRRTNYHRLSKSTTTPTLKNAVPGDLSFVLPDRYLTSIVETLKAFDKLAPGLYSKNTLLYGVEVKFYSSKVKVSNRFETKIEGLYAIGDGAGLTRGLMQASVTGVVVGRKICSKKEC, encoded by the coding sequence ATGCAAAATTATGATGTGATTGTTGTAGGAGCAGGTCCAGCAGGAATATTTACTGCTTTGGAAGTATTAAAAAAGGACTCCCGTTTAAAAGTTTTGATAGTAGATAAAGGTAGAACAATAGAAAATAGAAAGTGTCCTTTGCGCACCTTGCAAAAATGTGTTCAATGCCAGCCTTGCGGCATTGTGAATGGTTGGTCTGGAGCTGGAGCGTTTAGCGATGGGAAGTTATCTTTATCCCCAGATGTGGGAGGAAGATTAACAGAGTATATGAATTATGATGAAGCTCAAGAACTAATAAACTATGTCGATAAGCAGTACCTTCAATTTGGTGCGAACAATGATGTTTACGGTTTAGATGATAAAAAAGTAGAAGACATAATGTATGAGGCCTCAAAACACAATGTAAAGCTAATCGCAAGCCCAGTAAGACATTTAGGTACCGAAAGAGGTTATGAGGTCCTTAAGAGGTTGTACCTACACCTAAAGTCGTTGTCAAACTTCAGCTTCATGGAGCTGACAGAGGTTTCTGATATTATAGTTGAAAACAGCCAAGCAAAGGGTGTAGTAATCTCAAATAAACAAGTTGAAAATAAAAAAATATATGCTGATAAAGTTGTTCTTGCACCGGGAAGAGGCGGCGCAGACTGGCTAGAAAGACTAATGAAAAAGCATGGCATAAAAACCGAAAACAACGAGATTGACATAGGGGTAAGAGTGGAAGTGCCTAATGCGATAATGGATCACTTAACTAAGCCTCTATATGAGCCTAAGCTTGTATATTACTCTGATACCTTTGAAAATAGAGTAAGGTCTTTTTGCGTTAACCCCGGAGGTCACGTATCGGAGGAAAGGTATGAAGACAATTTAGCTGTGGTAAATGGGCATAGCTTTTCTGATCCTAAAAATAGAAGCCAAAATACGAACTTTGCTCTTTTAGTTTCCACAAAGTTTACAGAACCGTTTGACCAGCCCATAGAATATGGTAAATATATTGCTAAGCTGGCTAATATGATTACAGGGGAAGGTATATTAGTACAGAGGTTGGGAGATCTGTTAAATGGACGAAGAACAAACTATCATAGGCTAAGTAAGTCAACCACAACACCAACTTTGAAAAATGCTGTACCGGGAGACTTAAGCTTTGTGCTCCCTGATAGATATTTGACATCGATTGTGGAGACATTAAAAGCCTTTGATAAGTTAGCGCCAGGCCTTTATTCAAAAAACACATTGTTATATGGAGTGGAGGTTAAGTTTTATTCCTCAAAAGTAAAGGTTAGTAACAGATTTGAAACTAAGATTGAAGGACTGTATGCTATAGGTGATGGAGCTGGTTTAACCAGGGGACTTATGCAGGCGTCAGTAACAGGTGTTGTAGTTGGAAGGAAAATTTGCTCAAAAAAGGAGTGTTAG
- a CDS encoding M20/M25/M40 family metallo-hydrolase — protein MVNEQRLLDEFLELVAIDSESRSEGKLAEVLAEKLKKLGFEVHVDNAGESIGGETGNIIARLKGNDDTKQSILFAAHMDTVAPGKGVKASVKDKMVVSDGTTILGADDKAGIAAVLEMSRLLKEDAKHGDIEAVFTIAEEGGLFGAKGLDYSQIQSKIGYILDSDGKPGTIVNQGPCQDKISVTIKGVSAHAGLKPEEGISAIQVASKAINDMKLLRIDEDTTANIGVIKGGTATNVVCDNVEVLAEARSTSEEKLDAQSKHMKECFESAAAEFSTEADVSIERVYPAFLIKEEEPVVKIVKEKAKDLGLEPTLKATGGGSDTNIFNGNGISCVNLGLGMNNPHTLEESIEVKDLVDITRLIFSIAKA, from the coding sequence ATGGTTAACGAACAAAGGTTGCTAGATGAGTTTTTAGAGCTAGTAGCAATTGACAGCGAATCAAGATCTGAGGGAAAACTAGCAGAGGTTTTGGCAGAAAAGCTAAAGAAACTTGGTTTTGAAGTTCATGTTGACAACGCTGGAGAATCTATAGGTGGGGAAACAGGAAATATTATAGCAAGGTTAAAAGGCAATGATGATACAAAGCAAAGTATTCTTTTTGCCGCTCATATGGATACAGTTGCTCCAGGTAAAGGTGTAAAGGCTTCTGTTAAAGATAAAATGGTAGTATCTGACGGCACAACTATACTAGGTGCAGACGATAAAGCTGGTATTGCTGCAGTGCTAGAGATGTCTAGACTACTTAAAGAAGATGCTAAGCATGGAGATATTGAAGCAGTCTTTACAATTGCAGAAGAAGGTGGTCTTTTCGGTGCTAAAGGTCTAGATTACTCTCAAATTCAGTCTAAGATAGGTTATATACTTGATAGCGATGGTAAACCTGGAACTATAGTAAACCAAGGGCCTTGTCAGGATAAAATATCTGTAACTATTAAAGGAGTATCTGCTCATGCTGGTTTAAAGCCAGAAGAGGGGATAAGCGCAATACAGGTGGCTAGTAAAGCCATTAACGATATGAAGCTATTAAGAATTGATGAAGACACCACAGCTAACATAGGTGTGATAAAAGGTGGAACTGCTACAAATGTAGTGTGTGATAATGTTGAGGTGCTAGCTGAAGCAAGGAGCACAAGTGAGGAAAAACTTGATGCCCAAAGTAAGCACATGAAAGAGTGCTTTGAATCTGCAGCAGCTGAGTTTAGTACAGAGGCTGATGTCAGCATAGAGCGGGTTTACCCAGCTTTTTTAATCAAAGAAGAAGAACCTGTAGTTAAAATAGTCAAAGAAAAAGCTAAAGACTTGGGGCTAGAACCTACACTTAAGGCAACAGGTGGAGGAAGCGACACAAATATTTTTAACGGTAACGGCATAAGCTGCGTAAACTTAGGCCTAGGTATGAACAACCCTCACACATTAGAAGAAAGCATAGAGGTAAAGGACCTAGTTGATATAACAAGATTAATTTTCTCGATAGCAAAAGCTTAA
- the rplI gene encoding 50S ribosomal protein L9: MKVILLKDDKKLGKKGEVKEVSEGYARNFLIPRGLVKEANQSNLKDLKEKQKIKEKKAEKEFNKAQQTAKKIENLKVEIAVKAGEGGRLFGSVTTKDIGNELSKKGIKIDKRKVELKDPIKSLGSYQVEIKLHPKVSSTLHLKIVEK, from the coding sequence ATGAAGGTTATTCTACTAAAAGATGACAAAAAGTTAGGTAAAAAAGGTGAGGTTAAGGAAGTTTCTGAGGGCTATGCTCGTAACTTCTTGATACCAAGGGGGTTAGTTAAAGAAGCAAACCAGTCTAACCTAAAAGATTTAAAGGAAAAACAAAAAATCAAAGAGAAAAAAGCGGAAAAAGAATTTAACAAGGCACAACAAACAGCTAAAAAGATTGAAAACTTAAAAGTTGAAATTGCAGTAAAGGCTGGTGAGGGTGGACGACTTTTTGGTTCTGTAACAACAAAAGATATTGGTAATGAATTATCAAAAAAGGGAATAAAGATAGATAAACGCAAAGTTGAACTAAAAGATCCAATTAAATCACTAGGATCCTATCAGGTTGAAATAAAACTTCATCCAAAAGTTTCATCAACTTTGCACTTGAAAATTGTAGAAAAGTAG
- a CDS encoding DUF2232 domain-containing protein, with the protein MAHLNTKSLVEGSLLLALFLVLSILPFFIPALIPALILVPIPIVIVTYRQSIKISIMVVFLSFIALTTILGNPIYPTLISLIGGLPGIVLGYTIKRKKAVTTLLVTTISFVASIILILNIFALFFDVNLVEATLDRQLSAIESIGNLLSGVVPQVEPDPNDPDIEDFRERIYLSIQMIFPALVIILSAFAGYINLIVSRLTLVRLGYKVESLPPFSRWRFGDWVLWTFVATLLMHIFGLGNIAVQHINSNVHQIVLLMVLIQGLAVAYWFLSKHIKYTVLKAIILMVVAIYPFTAQFIIMAGTLDFIINFRRI; encoded by the coding sequence TTGGCACATTTAAATACAAAAAGTTTAGTAGAAGGCTCGCTCTTGTTAGCACTGTTTCTAGTTCTGAGTATTCTACCGTTTTTTATACCTGCCTTGATACCAGCGTTAATACTAGTTCCTATTCCAATAGTTATAGTCACATATAGACAAAGTATAAAAATATCTATTATGGTGGTTTTTTTAAGTTTTATCGCTCTAACTACTATCCTAGGAAATCCAATATACCCAACGCTAATAAGCTTAATTGGTGGTTTGCCCGGTATTGTTTTAGGCTACACGATAAAAAGAAAGAAAGCAGTCACCACCCTTTTAGTAACCACAATATCTTTTGTGGCTTCCATTATTCTGATTCTTAACATATTTGCCCTTTTCTTTGATGTTAATTTAGTAGAAGCAACATTAGATAGACAGCTTTCAGCTATTGAATCCATAGGAAACCTTTTAAGTGGAGTTGTTCCCCAGGTTGAACCGGACCCTAACGATCCAGACATAGAAGACTTTAGAGAAAGAATTTATCTAAGTATTCAAATGATATTTCCTGCGTTGGTAATTATCCTATCAGCTTTTGCTGGTTATATTAACTTGATTGTATCAAGGCTAACCTTGGTTCGCCTTGGTTATAAGGTGGAGAGTTTACCGCCTTTTTCAAGGTGGCGCTTTGGAGATTGGGTCCTTTGGACATTTGTCGCCACCTTATTAATGCACATTTTCGGACTTGGCAATATAGCAGTACAACATATTAATAGTAATGTACACCAAATAGTACTGTTAATGGTTCTTATACAAGGGTTAGCAGTTGCTTACTGGTTCCTTTCTAAACATATAAAGTACACAGTTTTAAAGGCAATCATATTGATGGTTGTGGCAATATACCCTTTCACAGCTCAATTCATAATTATGGCAGGAACTTTGGACTTTATAATAAACTTTAGAAGAATATAG
- a CDS encoding MazG-like family protein, whose protein sequence is MKGEEGVKIAKTLKAIEDLKLKIIQGISEVYTAIYKGTEDQLQQKAAKLIIYMYSLSKNSGYSYRSLDREVLRQAEDMRRTEDAEYLDELVQYLKIRGE, encoded by the coding sequence GTGAAAGGGGAAGAGGGAGTAAAGATAGCTAAGACACTAAAGGCTATAGAAGATCTAAAGTTAAAAATAATTCAGGGCATATCCGAAGTTTATACCGCAATTTATAAGGGAACAGAAGATCAGCTTCAGCAGAAAGCAGCCAAACTGATTATATATATGTACTCTTTAAGTAAAAACTCTGGATATTCATACAGGAGCTTAGATAGGGAAGTGCTTAGGCAAGCTGAAGACATGCGAAGAACCGAAGACGCAGAATATTTAGATGAGTTGGTTCAGTATCTTAAAATAAGAGGTGAATAG
- the rpsR gene encoding 30S ribosomal protein S18 gives MRRDRRKGRKKVCSFCADKVETIDYKSGDKLRRYVTERGKILPRRISGTCAPHQRQLTTAIKRARVMALLPYTVE, from the coding sequence GTGCGTAGAGATAGAAGAAAAGGTAGAAAAAAAGTTTGCAGTTTCTGTGCGGATAAAGTAGAAACTATAGATTACAAAAGTGGAGACAAACTTCGCAGATATGTTACTGAGCGTGGTAAAATTTTACCTAGAAGAATATCAGGAACCTGTGCTCCTCATCAGAGACAGTTAACAACTGCGATCAAAAGAGCTAGAGTTATGGCATTATTGCCTTACACAGTAGAATAG